One genomic window of Halococcus salifodinae DSM 8989 includes the following:
- a CDS encoding transposase gives MLPITDFLSCTDPXRSKTVTGIAREVLPAQGDRALNKFLTEYDWDGDQLNHERLEELQKHGETRWSQDGYIVIDDSVFQRTGKELPGAGEFYDHTEGEPVWGQDLV, from the coding sequence ATGCTTCCGATTACGGACTTCCTGTCCTGCACCGATCCACNCCGCAGCAAGACCGTCACCGGGATCGCACGTGAAGTCCTTCCGGCCCAAGGCGACCGAGCACTCAACAAGTTCCTCACTGAATACGACTGGGACGGAGATCAACTCAACCACGAACGATTAGAGGAGTTGCAAAAACACGGCGAGACGCGCTGGTCACAGGACGGCTACATCGTCATCGATGACTCGGTGTTCCAGCGAACCGGGAAGGAACTTCCCGGTGCTGGAGAGTTCTACGATCATACTGAAGGAGAACCCGTTTGGGGACAGGACCTCGT
- a CDS encoding Ldh family oxidoreductase translates to MANEPTDGVVVDATTLEQFTANVLRGAGLVGNAADTVADTLVDANLRGVDTHGVVRLEPYADRLESDGIAGDPDVSVSGSHAGAAVVDADDGPGQVATLRATDEAINRAADAGAAFVGVRNSNHYGTASYYTNHAADRGCIGICMTHSGPNVAPFGGADPFFGTNPLSISIPCEDGFHVTLDMATSVVAKGAVILAEEEGEEIPPEWVLDESGEPTTDPEEFHALRPVGGPKGYGLAFVIDALCGALLDTAVGEDVATLYDDESTPQGIGHMVAAVDVEAFAERDGYERRIGSLVDQLSSARPAEGFDEVLLPGEPEARTREERLAEGIPLGSGVVDTLRSLGGRYEVPLEL, encoded by the coding sequence ATGGCAAACGAACCTACCGACGGCGTCGTCGTCGACGCCACAACGCTTGAACAGTTCACCGCCAACGTGCTCCGCGGGGCCGGCCTCGTGGGGAACGCGGCAGACACCGTCGCGGACACACTCGTCGACGCCAATCTCCGCGGCGTCGACACCCACGGTGTGGTCCGGCTCGAACCGTACGCCGACCGATTGGAGTCCGATGGGATCGCCGGCGACCCTGATGTCTCCGTGTCGGGGTCCCACGCCGGGGCAGCCGTCGTCGACGCTGACGACGGCCCCGGCCAAGTCGCGACGCTCCGGGCGACGGACGAGGCGATCAACCGCGCCGCCGACGCCGGTGCCGCGTTCGTCGGGGTGCGCAACAGCAACCACTACGGCACCGCCTCGTACTACACGAACCACGCTGCGGACCGGGGGTGTATCGGGATCTGCATGACCCACTCCGGGCCGAACGTGGCCCCGTTCGGCGGTGCGGACCCCTTCTTCGGCACGAACCCGCTGTCGATCTCGATTCCCTGTGAGGACGGGTTCCACGTCACCCTCGACATGGCGACGAGCGTCGTCGCGAAGGGTGCCGTCATCCTCGCCGAGGAGGAGGGTGAGGAGATCCCGCCGGAGTGGGTGCTGGACGAGTCCGGCGAGCCGACAACGGATCCCGAGGAGTTCCACGCGCTCCGACCCGTCGGCGGCCCGAAGGGGTACGGGCTCGCGTTCGTCATCGACGCGCTCTGCGGGGCGCTGCTCGACACCGCCGTCGGCGAGGACGTGGCGACGCTGTACGACGACGAGTCGACGCCCCAGGGGATCGGTCACATGGTCGCCGCCGTCGACGTCGAGGCGTTCGCCGAGCGCGACGGCTACGAGCGCCGCATCGGCTCGCTGGTCGACCAGCTCTCCTCGGCCCGACCGGCCGAGGGATTCGACGAGGTGCTCCTCCCCGGCGAGCCCGAGGCACGGACCCGCGAGGAGCGGCTGGCGGAAGGGATTCCACTCGGCAGCGGCGTGGTTGACACGCTCCGGTCGCTGGGAGGCCGGTACGAGGTTCCACTCGAACTATAG